In a genomic window of Chloroflexota bacterium:
- a CDS encoding GDP-mannose 4,6-dehydratase — translation PYALTKYLGEHCTLHWGKIYKLPVLSLRLFNVYGPRSRTSGAYGAVFGVFLAQKIHNKPFTVVGDGTQTRDFTFVSDAVEALIIGAKSSIENEVMNVGSGNTYSVNRLVELLKGDIVYIPKRPSEPDCTHADITKIKKLLGWQPRITLERGVDILLDNIDYWLQAPVWTPETIAEATREWFQYLSQEIIIT, via the coding sequence CCATACGCATTGACCAAATATTTGGGTGAACATTGCACGCTCCATTGGGGTAAAATCTATAAACTCCCGGTTTTATCGCTACGACTCTTTAATGTGTACGGCCCCCGTTCCCGAACTTCTGGAGCCTATGGCGCCGTCTTCGGTGTATTCTTAGCCCAGAAGATACATAATAAACCATTTACCGTGGTGGGGGATGGCACCCAAACCAGAGATTTTACCTTCGTTTCTGATGCTGTCGAAGCACTGATCATAGGGGCCAAATCCAGCATTGAAAACGAAGTGATGAATGTCGGCAGTGGCAATACTTATAGTGTTAATCGACTCGTAGAACTTTTAAAAGGGGATATAGTTTATATACCAAAACGTCCTAGCGAGCCCGACTGTACCCATGCTGATATCACGAAAATAAAGAAACTATTGGGTTGGCAACCACGTATTACATTAGAGAGAGGGGTTGATATTTTATTGGATAACATTGACTACTGGCTTCAAGCACCGGTTTGGACGCCGGAAACAATTGCTGAGGCCACAAGGGAATGGTTCCAGTATCTCTCGCAGGAAATTATTATCACCTGA